One window from the genome of Engraulis encrasicolus isolate BLACKSEA-1 chromosome 16, IST_EnEncr_1.0, whole genome shotgun sequence encodes:
- the asb5b gene encoding ankyrin repeat and SOCS box protein 5b isoform X1, giving the protein MTDFLESRPFRYTNVYLSIFALFCFKLFVKISLNILTHFYVVRGNRKEAARIAAEFYDFGHGPRSWADRSPLHEAACQGRLLSLRTLLSQGYNPNIITIDHVTPLHEACLGDHVACARALIAAGANVNANTIDGVTPLYNACSAGSATCAEVLLEHGATPQAEHCKPSPIHEATSKGHAACVEALLAWGADVDYVIPHLGSPLYIACVRQELQCTRALLHGGANVQQGHFLETPLHAAAQKDCTEVIKVLLEFGANINAKNSEQKRPVETAPPSGSAEGLLLLHEATPQSLLQLCRLGIRDHMGRSRHHLINQLKLPTLLKKFLQYR; this is encoded by the exons ATGACTGACTTTCTGGAGTCGAGGCCGTTTCGCTACACGAACGTCTACCTCTCTATATTTGCCCTGTTCTGCTTCAAGCTCTTCGTCAAGATCAGCTTGAACATTCTCACACATTTCTATGTTGTCAGAGGAAATCGCAAGGAGGCAGCACGGATTGCTGCTGAGTTCTATGACTTCGGTCATGGACCCC gctcctGGGCTGACCGCTCCCCACTCCATGAGGCAGCATGTCAAGGTCGTCTTCTGTCCCTCAGGACTCTGCTCTCTCAG GGGTACAATCCAAATATAATCACTATTGACCATGTGACCCCACTTCATGAGGCCTGCCTTGGGGACCACGTGGCCTGTGCAAGGGCACTCATTGCAGCAGGTGCAAAT GTGAACGCAAACACAATTGATGGGGTGACCCCATTGTATAACGCCTGTTCTGCTGGCAGTGCCACATGTGCAGAAGTCCTTTTGGAACATGGTGCCACACCTCAGGCTGAACATTGTAAGCCTTCACCTATACATGAGGCAACAAGCAAAG GCCATGCAGCATGTGTGGAAGCATTACTTGCATGGGGTGCAGATGTAGACTACGTGATTCCACATCTTGGCAGTCCTCTCTATATTGCCTGTGTGAGGCAGGAGCTCCAATGCACACGGGCACTTCTGCATGGCG GGGCCAATGTGCAGCAAGGGCACTTCCTTGAGACTCCTTTACACGCCGCCGCTCAAAAGGACTGCACTGAGGTGATAAAAGTTCTGCTGGAATTTGGGGCCAATATAAATGCGAAAAACAGTGAACAGAAGAGGCCAGTGGAAACAGCACCCCCTAGTGGTTCAGCAGAGGGCCTGCTGCTACTCCACGAAG CAACACCTCAGTCTCTGTTACAACTGTGTCGCCTGGGCATCCGGGACCACATGGGTCGCTCCAGGCACCACCTGATTAATCAACTAAAGCTTCCCACACTGCTCAAGAAATTTCTTCAGTATAGATAG
- the asb5b gene encoding ankyrin repeat and SOCS box protein 5b isoform X3: MSSYVYQWLDVPWGDGDLGSWADRSPLHEAACQGRLLSLRTLLSQGYNPNIITIDHVTPLHEACLGDHVACARALIAAGANVNANTIDGVTPLYNACSAGSATCAEVLLEHGATPQAEHCKPSPIHEATSKGHAACVEALLAWGADVDYVIPHLGSPLYIACVRQELQCTRALLHGGANVQQGHFLETPLHAAAQKDCTEVIKVLLEFGANINAKNSEQKRPVETAPPSGSAEGLLLLHEATPQSLLQLCRLGIRDHMGRSRHHLINQLKLPTLLKKFLQYR, encoded by the exons ATGTCGTCTTATGTATATCAGTGGCTAGATGTTCCATGGGGCGACGGGGATCTTG gctcctGGGCTGACCGCTCCCCACTCCATGAGGCAGCATGTCAAGGTCGTCTTCTGTCCCTCAGGACTCTGCTCTCTCAG GGGTACAATCCAAATATAATCACTATTGACCATGTGACCCCACTTCATGAGGCCTGCCTTGGGGACCACGTGGCCTGTGCAAGGGCACTCATTGCAGCAGGTGCAAAT GTGAACGCAAACACAATTGATGGGGTGACCCCATTGTATAACGCCTGTTCTGCTGGCAGTGCCACATGTGCAGAAGTCCTTTTGGAACATGGTGCCACACCTCAGGCTGAACATTGTAAGCCTTCACCTATACATGAGGCAACAAGCAAAG GCCATGCAGCATGTGTGGAAGCATTACTTGCATGGGGTGCAGATGTAGACTACGTGATTCCACATCTTGGCAGTCCTCTCTATATTGCCTGTGTGAGGCAGGAGCTCCAATGCACACGGGCACTTCTGCATGGCG GGGCCAATGTGCAGCAAGGGCACTTCCTTGAGACTCCTTTACACGCCGCCGCTCAAAAGGACTGCACTGAGGTGATAAAAGTTCTGCTGGAATTTGGGGCCAATATAAATGCGAAAAACAGTGAACAGAAGAGGCCAGTGGAAACAGCACCCCCTAGTGGTTCAGCAGAGGGCCTGCTGCTACTCCACGAAG CAACACCTCAGTCTCTGTTACAACTGTGTCGCCTGGGCATCCGGGACCACATGGGTCGCTCCAGGCACCACCTGATTAATCAACTAAAGCTTCCCACACTGCTCAAGAAATTTCTTCAGTATAGATAG
- the asb5b gene encoding ankyrin repeat and SOCS box protein 5b isoform X2, producing MPEVPARESELPEKTPKKRPLQDIYNYHPRKKFCWGILTSQGSWADRSPLHEAACQGRLLSLRTLLSQGYNPNIITIDHVTPLHEACLGDHVACARALIAAGANVNANTIDGVTPLYNACSAGSATCAEVLLEHGATPQAEHCKPSPIHEATSKGHAACVEALLAWGADVDYVIPHLGSPLYIACVRQELQCTRALLHGGANVQQGHFLETPLHAAAQKDCTEVIKVLLEFGANINAKNSEQKRPVETAPPSGSAEGLLLLHEATPQSLLQLCRLGIRDHMGRSRHHLINQLKLPTLLKKFLQYR from the exons ATGCCTGAAGTTCCTGCACGAGAGAGTGAGCTACCCGAAAAAACACCAAAGAAAAGACCATTGCAGGACATATACAATTACCACCCCAGAAAGAAATTTTGCTGGGGAATATTAACCAGTCAAG gctcctGGGCTGACCGCTCCCCACTCCATGAGGCAGCATGTCAAGGTCGTCTTCTGTCCCTCAGGACTCTGCTCTCTCAG GGGTACAATCCAAATATAATCACTATTGACCATGTGACCCCACTTCATGAGGCCTGCCTTGGGGACCACGTGGCCTGTGCAAGGGCACTCATTGCAGCAGGTGCAAAT GTGAACGCAAACACAATTGATGGGGTGACCCCATTGTATAACGCCTGTTCTGCTGGCAGTGCCACATGTGCAGAAGTCCTTTTGGAACATGGTGCCACACCTCAGGCTGAACATTGTAAGCCTTCACCTATACATGAGGCAACAAGCAAAG GCCATGCAGCATGTGTGGAAGCATTACTTGCATGGGGTGCAGATGTAGACTACGTGATTCCACATCTTGGCAGTCCTCTCTATATTGCCTGTGTGAGGCAGGAGCTCCAATGCACACGGGCACTTCTGCATGGCG GGGCCAATGTGCAGCAAGGGCACTTCCTTGAGACTCCTTTACACGCCGCCGCTCAAAAGGACTGCACTGAGGTGATAAAAGTTCTGCTGGAATTTGGGGCCAATATAAATGCGAAAAACAGTGAACAGAAGAGGCCAGTGGAAACAGCACCCCCTAGTGGTTCAGCAGAGGGCCTGCTGCTACTCCACGAAG CAACACCTCAGTCTCTGTTACAACTGTGTCGCCTGGGCATCCGGGACCACATGGGTCGCTCCAGGCACCACCTGATTAATCAACTAAAGCTTCCCACACTGCTCAAGAAATTTCTTCAGTATAGATAG
- the LOC134466574 gene encoding myosin-10-like isoform X2 — protein MAPASLNKAQELCKLINRYAEEQEEALKNAKEEREKDNTAILELSSKVRNLEHDNEKLKMELQERMVCVSEDNRAKMELTNGHNHKLQMELDMVTTWWQDADKQNTKLAKDANRLWSQKIDIQDLLEKEMNQNLILNLRIQQLQEERRKEKREDEEVIKDLQRQLTTLQRAMHALTAPQRSPAPSLKPSDVCMEMEEEERAESLQKEEEHADKLCPKMVTKTRQNLTISEKAPVYKLSPHYAGKTAVKSPVKQDKSLPMIPVLKELKKLKKHICTERIKPKRDINKIMTSEESTISERTDRTALMNTRDAVSKSKMEERVMTPMRCASWREVSGHAKVQNKAETMPKVHLNEVKAPSMIREKKQPESNRQPCTQRTDLKDLKGDMSKNKSTGEEHKKLLNYWNSRAVLVEMVDET, from the exons ATGGCACCAGCTAGCCTCAACAAGGCACAGGAGCTTTGCAAACTG ATTAATCGTTAtgcggaggagcaggaggaggcacTTAAGAATGCCAAGGAGGAGCGTGAAAAAGACAATACA GCCATCTTGGAGTTGTCAAGCAAGGTGAGGAATTTGGAGCATGACAACGAGAAGCTGAAGATGGAGCTCCAGGAGAGGATGGTTTGTGTCAGTGAGGACAACAGGGCCAAGATGGAGCTGACGAACGGCCACAACCATAAACTGCAG ATGGAACTGGACATGGTCACCACCTGGTGGCAGGATGCAGATAAGCAGAATACCAAATTGGCCAAGGATGCCAACAGGCTGTGGAGCCAGAAAATAGACATTCAG gATTTGCTCGAAAAGGAGATGAATCAGAACCTGATTCTAAATCTCCGTATCCAGCAgctgcaagaggagaggaggaaggagaaaaggGAGGACGAGGAGGTGATCAAGGACCTCCAGAGACAGCTGACCACCTTACAGCGGGCCATG CACGCCCTCACAGCCCCCCAGAGGTCCCCGGCTCCCTCTTTGAAACCCTCTGATGTAtgcatggagatggaggaggaggagcgcgcAGAGAGCCTTCAGAAGGAGGAGGAACACGCAGACAAATTATGTCCTAAGATGGTGACAAAGACCAGACAG aatctgACTATTAGTGAGAAGGCGCCTGTCTACAAACTCTCACCTCACTACGCTGGGAAAACAGCAGTGAAGTCACCGGTGAAGCAGGACAAGTCCCTGCCCATGATCCCGGTGCTGAAGGAGCTGAAAAAGCTCAAGAAGCACATATGCACAGAGAGGATCAAGCCCAAGAGAGACATTAACAAGATC ATGACTTCTGAGGAGAGCACTATCTCGGAGCGCACTGACAGGACAGCCCTGATGAACACCAGGGATGCCGTCAGCAAGAGT aagatggaggagagggtgatGACACCAATGAGGTGCGCTTCGTGGAGAGAAGTCTCAGGCCACGCAAAAGTCCAGAACAAGGCAGAGACAATGCCAAAGGTGCATCTGAATGAGGTCAAGGCTCCATCCATGATCCGGGAGAAGAAACAGCCAGAGAGCAACAGGCAGCCATGCACCCAGAGGACGGACCTGAAGGACCTCAAAGGAGACATGAGCAAGAAT AAGTCGACTGGTGAGGAGCACAAAAAGCTCCTTAATTACTGGAATTCAAGAGCCGTTCTAGTTGAGATGGTTGACGAGACCTAG
- the LOC134466574 gene encoding myosin-10-like isoform X1, whose product MAPASLNKAQELCKLINRYAEEQEEALKNAKEEREKDNTAILELSSKVRNLEHDNEKLKMELQERMVCVSEDNRAKMELTNGHNHKLQMELDMVTTWWQDADKQNTKLAKDANRLWSQKIDIQDLLEKEMNQNLILNLRIQQLQEERRKEKREDEEVIKDLQRQLTTLQRAMHALTAPQRSPAPSLKPSDVCMEMEEEERAESLQKEEEHADKLCPKMVTKTRQNLTISEKAPVYKLSPHYAGKTAVKSPVKQDKSLPMIPVLKELKKLKKHICTERIKPKRDINKIKMTSEESTISERTDRTALMNTRDAVSKSKMEERVMTPMRCASWREVSGHAKVQNKAETMPKVHLNEVKAPSMIREKKQPESNRQPCTQRTDLKDLKGDMSKNKSTGEEHKKLLNYWNSRAVLVEMVDET is encoded by the exons ATGGCACCAGCTAGCCTCAACAAGGCACAGGAGCTTTGCAAACTG ATTAATCGTTAtgcggaggagcaggaggaggcacTTAAGAATGCCAAGGAGGAGCGTGAAAAAGACAATACA GCCATCTTGGAGTTGTCAAGCAAGGTGAGGAATTTGGAGCATGACAACGAGAAGCTGAAGATGGAGCTCCAGGAGAGGATGGTTTGTGTCAGTGAGGACAACAGGGCCAAGATGGAGCTGACGAACGGCCACAACCATAAACTGCAG ATGGAACTGGACATGGTCACCACCTGGTGGCAGGATGCAGATAAGCAGAATACCAAATTGGCCAAGGATGCCAACAGGCTGTGGAGCCAGAAAATAGACATTCAG gATTTGCTCGAAAAGGAGATGAATCAGAACCTGATTCTAAATCTCCGTATCCAGCAgctgcaagaggagaggaggaaggagaaaaggGAGGACGAGGAGGTGATCAAGGACCTCCAGAGACAGCTGACCACCTTACAGCGGGCCATG CACGCCCTCACAGCCCCCCAGAGGTCCCCGGCTCCCTCTTTGAAACCCTCTGATGTAtgcatggagatggaggaggaggagcgcgcAGAGAGCCTTCAGAAGGAGGAGGAACACGCAGACAAATTATGTCCTAAGATGGTGACAAAGACCAGACAG aatctgACTATTAGTGAGAAGGCGCCTGTCTACAAACTCTCACCTCACTACGCTGGGAAAACAGCAGTGAAGTCACCGGTGAAGCAGGACAAGTCCCTGCCCATGATCCCGGTGCTGAAGGAGCTGAAAAAGCTCAAGAAGCACATATGCACAGAGAGGATCAAGCCCAAGAGAGACATTAACAAGATC AAGATGACTTCTGAGGAGAGCACTATCTCGGAGCGCACTGACAGGACAGCCCTGATGAACACCAGGGATGCCGTCAGCAAGAGT aagatggaggagagggtgatGACACCAATGAGGTGCGCTTCGTGGAGAGAAGTCTCAGGCCACGCAAAAGTCCAGAACAAGGCAGAGACAATGCCAAAGGTGCATCTGAATGAGGTCAAGGCTCCATCCATGATCCGGGAGAAGAAACAGCCAGAGAGCAACAGGCAGCCATGCACCCAGAGGACGGACCTGAAGGACCTCAAAGGAGACATGAGCAAGAAT AAGTCGACTGGTGAGGAGCACAAAAAGCTCCTTAATTACTGGAATTCAAGAGCCGTTCTAGTTGAGATGGTTGACGAGACCTAG
- the LOC134466575 gene encoding titin homolog, with amino-acid sequence MAPASLNKAQELCKLINHYAEEQEEALKNAKEEREKDNTAILELSSKVRNLEHDNEKLKMELQERMVCVSEDNRAKMELTNGHNHKLQMELDMVTTWWQDADKQNTKLVKDANRLWSQKIDIQDLLEKEMNQNLILNLRIQQLQEERTKEKREDEEVIKDLQRQLTTLQRAMHVLTAPQRSPAPTLNPSDVCIEMEEEERAESLQKEEEHADKLCPKMVTKTRQNLTISEKAPVYDLSPHYAGKTAVKSPVKQDKSLPMIPVLKELKKLKKHICTERIKPKRDINKIKMTSEESTISERTDRTALMSTRDAVSKSKMEERVMTQMRCASWREVSGHTKVQNKAETMPKVHLNEAKAPSLIRELKQPEQPCTERTDLKDLKGDISKNKSTGEEHKKLLNYWNSRAVLVEILDET; translated from the exons ATGGCACCAGCTAGCCTCAACAAGGCACAGGAGCTTTGCAAACTG ATTAATCATTAtgcggaggagcaggaggaggcacTTAAGAATGCCAAGGAGGAGCGTGAAAAAGACAATACA GCCATCTTGGAGTTGTCGAGCAAGGTGAGGAATTTGGAGCATGACAACGAGAAGCTGAAGATGGAGCTCCAGGAGAGGATGGTATGTGTCAGTGAGGACAACAGGGCCAAGATGGAGCTGACGAACGGCCACAACCATAAACTACAG ATGGAACTGGACATGGTCACCACCTGGTGGCAGGATGCAGATAAGCAGAATACCAAATTGGTCAAGGATGCCAACAGGCTGTGGAGCCAGAAAATAGACATTCAG gATTTGCTCGAAAAGGAGATGAATCAGAACCTGATTCTAAATCTCCGTATCCAGCAGCTGCAAGAGGAGAGGACGAAGGAGAAAAGGGAGGACGAGGAGGTGATCAAGGACCTTCAGAGACAGCTGACCACCTTACAGCGGGCCATG CACGTCCTCACAGCCCCCCAGAGGTCCCCGGCTCCCACCTTGAACCCCTCTGATGTATGCatcgagatggaggaggaggagcgcgcAGAGAGCCTTCAGAAGGAGGAGGAACACGCAGACAAATTATGTCCTAAGATGGTGACAAAGACCAGACAG aatctgACTATTAGTGAGAAGGCGCCTGTCTACGATCTCTCACCTCACTACGCTGGGAAAACAGCAGTGAAGTCACCGGTGAAGCAGGACAAGTCCCTGCCCATGATCCCGGTGCTGAAGGAGCTGAAAAAGCTCAAGAAGCACATATGCACAGAGAGGATCAAGCCCAAGAGAGACATTAACAAGATC AAGATGACTTCTGAGGAGAGCACTATCTCGGAGCGCACTGACAGGACAGCCCTGATGAGCACCAGGGATGCCGTCAGCAAGAGT aagatggaggagagggtgatGACACAGATGAGGTGCGCTTCGTGGAGAGAAGTCTCAGGCCACACAAAAGTCCAGAACAAGGCTGAGACAATGCCAAAGGTGCATCTTAATGAGGCCAAGGCTCCATCCTTGATCCGGGAGCTGAAACAGCCAGAGCAGCCATGCACCGAGAGGACGGACCTGAAGGACCTCAAAGGAGACATTAGCAAGAAT AAGTCGACTGGTGAGGAGCACAAAAAGCTCCTTAATTACTGGAATTCAAGAGCCGTTCTAGTTGAGATTCTTGACGAGACCTAG